A genomic window from Sphingobacterium spiritivorum includes:
- a CDS encoding alkaline phosphatase, producing the protein MKKLFLCAVICLGVITLQAQVKKAKHIVVIGCDGLGAYALPKADMPNVKSVMASGAWSLHARSVLPSSSAVNWASMLMGAGPTQHGFTEWGSQKPEIPSAYTTSAYKQFPSIFSVIRDQKPKAVTAAVYSWPGIGYLIEKDAITHVLPANDDEEKCVNDAVETIKTKKPLFTFIHFDEPDHTGHAKGHRTAEYYEILKTVDARIGKILSAIKDAGIANETIVLITSDHGGIDKGHGGKSLDEVEIPWIISGPGVKVNHEIKNSIITYDTGATLAWILGLEQPQAWRGKAVTEAFKQN; encoded by the coding sequence ATGAAAAAATTATTTCTATGTGCAGTGATCTGTTTAGGTGTAATTACACTGCAGGCACAGGTCAAAAAAGCAAAGCATATTGTAGTAATAGGCTGTGATGGATTGGGTGCATATGCCCTTCCTAAAGCCGATATGCCAAATGTCAAATCAGTAATGGCATCCGGTGCATGGAGTCTGCATGCCCGTTCGGTCCTTCCCTCTTCCAGTGCTGTTAACTGGGCATCGATGCTGATGGGTGCAGGTCCTACGCAGCATGGTTTTACAGAATGGGGAAGTCAGAAGCCGGAGATTCCATCTGCTTACACGACTTCAGCCTATAAACAGTTCCCCAGTATCTTCAGTGTAATCCGGGATCAGAAACCAAAGGCTGTTACTGCAGCAGTATACAGCTGGCCCGGAATCGGCTACCTGATCGAAAAAGATGCAATTACGCATGTATTGCCGGCAAATGATGATGAGGAAAAGTGTGTGAACGATGCTGTAGAAACCATAAAAACCAAAAAACCTCTGTTTACATTTATTCATTTTGATGAACCGGATCACACAGGACATGCTAAAGGTCACCGTACAGCGGAATATTATGAAATTCTGAAAACAGTAGATGCACGTATAGGTAAGATACTCAGTGCAATAAAAGATGCAGGTATTGCGAACGAAACTATTGTACTCATCACATCAGATCACGGAGGCATAGACAAAGGTCATGGCGGAAAATCACTGGACGAAGTGGAGATCCCATGGATTATCAGCGGACCGGGTGTAAAAGTAAATCATGAAATCAAAAACTCCATTATAACGTATGATACAGGTGCTACCTTAGCATGGATACTGGGGCTTGAACAACCTCAGGCATGGAGAGGTAAAGCTGTAACGGAAGCCTTTAAACAGAATTAA
- a CDS encoding glycoside hydrolase family protein: MSSAFQQTTQAQLAASGINLRSYIMNMDMPRLNLQVSSTKVVAPAIEIAVTAVGRASAEGKNDGQRLPLLYDSFCHPSVVYVDNKWNGFRYWMAMSPYFGQTKSDPGFENPTVVCSNDGIHWEEPKGIRNPIDIPPAKPSHAYWSDPKLYLDDKGLMHIFYRGDAMPNGKLGVRFGDHERAIVHRSSRDGAGWSKVWMLYSSDSEGVDAANLLLSPAIFQDHTGRYNCYDVIYSSAKHPIGPQGNQTHAFVHRRTSAQIDSFGKFSTTQLCKFINRPWGTGMDPWHLDAFMVGRLYFMLIDVGRVNNYYGNELYIAYSQDGINFKVINTPLSPSGAYKSAMYPIKADGNEIQLGLYRADNKTGVISYEIVSLMHKD, translated from the coding sequence ATGAGCAGCGCATTCCAACAGACAACTCAGGCGCAGCTTGCAGCTTCCGGAATCAATCTCCGGTCATACATCATGAATATGGACATGCCCCGCCTCAATCTGCAGGTCAGCAGTACCAAAGTGGTCGCTCCTGCAATTGAAATTGCAGTAACAGCGGTCGGAAGAGCTTCAGCAGAGGGAAAGAACGACGGACAAAGATTGCCGCTGCTATACGACAGCTTTTGCCATCCCAGTGTTGTGTATGTGGATAACAAATGGAACGGATTCCGCTATTGGATGGCTATGTCTCCCTATTTCGGACAGACAAAATCTGACCCCGGTTTTGAAAATCCTACTGTAGTCTGCTCCAACGACGGTATACACTGGGAAGAACCTAAAGGTATCCGTAATCCTATTGATATTCCGCCTGCAAAACCTTCACATGCATACTGGAGTGATCCGAAATTGTATCTGGATGATAAAGGGCTTATGCATATATTCTATAGAGGGGATGCTATGCCAAACGGCAAGCTGGGTGTACGGTTTGGTGATCATGAACGTGCAATTGTACACCGGTCTTCCAGGGATGGTGCCGGCTGGTCTAAAGTATGGATGCTCTACTCTTCCGATTCTGAAGGCGTAGATGCCGCAAATCTGCTGTTGTCTCCGGCAATTTTTCAGGATCATACCGGTAGATATAACTGCTACGATGTGATCTACAGTTCGGCCAAACATCCTATTGGTCCTCAGGGGAATCAGACACACGCCTTTGTTCATAGACGAACTTCTGCACAGATCGACTCCTTTGGCAAATTCAGTACCACACAGCTGTGTAAATTTATCAACCGTCCCTGGGGCACGGGTATGGATCCCTGGCATCTGGATGCGTTTATGGTTGGACGCCTTTATTTTATGTTGATAGATGTAGGTCGGGTCAATAATTATTATGGCAATGAGCTGTATATTGCATACAGTCAGGATGGTATTAATTTTAAAGTCATTAATACCCCACTTTCTCCGAGCGGAGCCTATAAATCTGCCATGTATCCTATCAAAGCAGACGGCAATGAAATCCAGCTTGGGCTATACAGAGCGGATAATAAGACTGGGGTAATATCATATGAAATAGTATCTTTAATGCACAAGGACTAA
- a CDS encoding LytR/AlgR family response regulator transcription factor — protein MIKTIIIDDEPLARSIISAYLQQHPDYTVVAECNDGFEGIKAIQQHRPDLIFLDIQMPKLNGFELLEIIDEQPQVIFTTAFDEFAIKAFEKNAIDYLLKPISQSRFDQAVSKFNAAFKQSTLAATPVKINESLEGEEQNLERIVVKNGSQIKIIPVQQVTFLEAYDDYVKIHTKEGMFLKNKTMSSFEKQLDPKNFVRVHRSFMIRVDQLSKIEPLEKENYIATLISGDKINVSKSGYARLKQLIGM, from the coding sequence ATGATTAAGACCATTATTATAGATGACGAACCACTTGCCAGAAGTATTATTTCAGCCTATTTACAACAGCATCCGGACTATACGGTTGTTGCAGAATGTAATGATGGTTTTGAAGGGATAAAAGCGATTCAGCAGCACAGACCAGACCTTATATTTCTGGATATACAGATGCCCAAATTGAATGGTTTTGAATTATTAGAAATTATTGATGAACAGCCACAGGTGATTTTTACAACGGCTTTTGATGAATTTGCAATTAAGGCTTTTGAAAAAAATGCAATAGATTACCTGCTTAAACCGATAAGCCAGTCACGTTTTGACCAGGCAGTCAGCAAATTCAATGCAGCCTTCAAACAGTCAACCCTGGCAGCAACACCTGTTAAGATCAATGAATCTCTGGAAGGAGAAGAACAAAATCTGGAACGTATAGTAGTGAAAAATGGTTCACAGATCAAAATTATTCCGGTACAACAGGTTACTTTCCTGGAAGCCTATGATGACTATGTGAAGATACATACTAAAGAAGGAATGTTCCTGAAAAACAAAACAATGTCTTCTTTTGAAAAACAACTGGATCCGAAAAACTTTGTCCGTGTACATCGCTCTTTCATGATCAGAGTCGATCAGTTGTCAAAAATAGAACCTTTGGAAAAAGAAAATTACATTGCCACACTCATCTCAGGAGATAAAATAAATGTCAGCAAATCAGGCTATGCCAGATTAAAACAATTAATTGGTATGTAG
- the purH gene encoding bifunctional phosphoribosylaminoimidazolecarboxamide formyltransferase/IMP cyclohydrolase, with protein sequence MSHPVKIKNALVSVYYKDNLAPLIQLLHKHGVTFYSTGGTEAFIKDLGIGVVPVEDLTSYPSILGGRVKTLHPKVFGGILARRPLEDDQKQLEQYEIPEIDLVIVDLYPFEETVASGAQEQDIIEKIDIGGISLIRAAAKNFNDVVILSSKNDYQELENILAAQEGSTTLEQRKEFAKRAFNTSSHYDTAIFNYFNQENPLDVFKQSEQTAQVLRYGENPHQKGVFYGNLDAMFDKLNGKELSYNNLVDVDAAVSIIDEFEEPTFAILKHTNACGVASRPTVKQAWTDALACDPVSAFGGVLITNREVDAETATEINNLFFEVLIAPSYSEEAKAILTAKKNRIILVRKDVKLPQQQFKTLLNGVIQQDKDNTVENPDQMTSVTNVKPTAEQLEDLYFANKIVKHTKSNTIVFAKDGQLLASGVGQTSRVDALKQAIEKAKSFGFNLNGSSMASDAFFPFPDCVELAAEAGIAAVLQPGGSIKDQLSIDMANEKGLAMVTTGVRHFKH encoded by the coding sequence ATGAGCCATCCTGTAAAGATTAAAAATGCTTTAGTGTCTGTATATTACAAAGACAATTTAGCGCCTCTCATTCAACTGCTGCACAAACATGGTGTGACCTTCTACTCTACCGGAGGTACCGAAGCATTTATCAAAGATTTAGGTATCGGTGTGGTACCTGTAGAAGATCTGACCAGCTACCCTTCTATCTTAGGCGGACGTGTCAAAACGTTACATCCTAAAGTATTCGGAGGTATTCTGGCAAGAAGACCGTTGGAAGATGACCAGAAACAACTGGAACAATATGAAATTCCGGAAATTGATTTGGTTATTGTAGATCTTTATCCGTTTGAAGAAACAGTTGCTTCCGGAGCTCAGGAACAGGATATTATTGAAAAAATTGATATTGGTGGAATTTCATTGATTCGTGCTGCTGCCAAAAACTTCAATGATGTTGTTATTCTGTCTTCTAAAAATGATTATCAGGAACTTGAAAATATATTAGCAGCTCAGGAAGGTAGTACGACACTTGAGCAACGTAAAGAATTTGCAAAACGCGCTTTCAATACATCGTCTCACTACGACACTGCTATTTTTAACTATTTCAATCAGGAGAATCCTCTTGATGTTTTCAAACAGTCTGAACAAACTGCTCAGGTATTGCGTTACGGAGAAAACCCGCATCAGAAAGGTGTTTTCTATGGCAACCTGGATGCTATGTTTGACAAACTAAACGGAAAAGAACTTTCATACAATAATTTGGTAGACGTAGATGCTGCCGTATCGATTATTGATGAATTTGAAGAACCTACCTTTGCGATCCTGAAACATACAAATGCTTGTGGTGTGGCTTCACGTCCTACGGTAAAACAAGCATGGACAGATGCCCTGGCATGTGATCCTGTCTCCGCATTCGGAGGTGTTTTGATCACAAATCGGGAAGTAGATGCTGAAACTGCTACAGAAATTAACAATCTTTTCTTCGAGGTATTAATCGCCCCTTCTTACTCTGAAGAAGCAAAAGCAATCCTGACCGCAAAGAAAAACCGTATTATTCTGGTTCGTAAAGATGTAAAATTGCCTCAGCAACAATTCAAAACATTATTGAACGGAGTAATTCAGCAGGATAAAGACAATACGGTAGAAAATCCGGATCAGATGACTTCTGTTACGAATGTTAAACCTACTGCCGAGCAGTTAGAAGACCTGTATTTTGCCAATAAAATTGTGAAACATACCAAATCCAATACTATTGTTTTTGCAAAAGACGGTCAGCTGTTAGCATCAGGTGTGGGACAGACTTCACGCGTAGATGCCCTGAAGCAAGCTATCGAGAAAGCTAAATCTTTCGGGTTTAACCTTAACGGGTCATCAATGGCTTCAGATGCATTTTTCCCTTTCCCTGACTGCGTGGAACTGGCTGCAGAGGCGGGTATTGCAGCGGTATTACAACCGGGAGGATCGATCAAAGACCAATTGTCTATTGATATGGCAAATGAAAAAGGCCTTGCAATGGTAACAACAGGTGTACGCCACTTCAAACACTAA
- a CDS encoding serine hydrolase, which yields MTKYIISLSCLLIAFSLKAQQTSSQQQQNKAVFNKIEFFLNNQQVDSIYNMADESFQKAIPKSRLASILTQHVFPKGRIRSATLESFDSGIGAYRLDYADGPMQLLLVIDKSLHYNTFLIKPYPKAERQEETKTDTILTDKSVKESPLDFYVDSIAKAYLKKPNTASLSIGVIKNNQVKTYFFGETTKGNSTLPTDISQYEIGSISKVFTATLLADLVLKNTISLDDAVTKYLPDSLKTNTDLQKITFRSLANHTSGLPRLPSNLQTVKGYTESDPYKAYDRKSLYAYLKNYKATQAPGEKFEYSNLGFGLLGDLISVISKKTYNQLIQDIIAKPLSMTATADKVDPKNNQLVSVYNSKGEQVPVWNFNALAGAGALKSTVTDLLQFARAQFKMPETDIEKAMAETKQFTYFLPPDTDLGMAWHINMLEGITFYWHNGGTNGSRSFIGIAPDEKSAVVVLSNSAVETDEYAMKILDYLLTQKN from the coding sequence ATGACAAAATATATAATATCCCTGTCTTGTCTGTTGATCGCTTTTTCACTAAAAGCGCAACAGACAAGTTCTCAACAACAGCAAAATAAAGCCGTATTTAATAAAATTGAATTTTTCCTGAATAATCAGCAGGTAGATTCCATTTATAATATGGCAGATGAGAGTTTTCAAAAAGCCATTCCTAAAAGCAGACTGGCGTCCATATTGACACAGCATGTATTCCCGAAAGGACGTATCCGCTCTGCCACATTAGAAAGCTTTGACAGCGGAATAGGTGCTTATCGATTAGACTATGCAGATGGCCCTATGCAGCTTTTACTGGTCATCGACAAGAGCCTTCATTACAACACTTTTCTGATAAAGCCATATCCAAAGGCTGAAAGACAGGAAGAAACAAAAACGGACACGATACTAACCGATAAATCGGTAAAAGAGTCCCCTCTTGATTTTTATGTGGATTCTATTGCGAAAGCCTATCTCAAAAAACCGAACACGGCATCACTTTCTATTGGTGTAATCAAAAATAATCAGGTCAAGACTTATTTTTTCGGTGAAACAACCAAAGGCAATTCAACTTTACCAACTGATATATCCCAGTATGAAATAGGTTCAATATCAAAGGTATTTACAGCGACATTATTAGCGGATTTAGTATTAAAAAATACAATCTCTCTGGATGATGCGGTTACAAAATACCTGCCGGACTCCCTCAAAACCAATACTGATCTTCAGAAAATTACCTTCCGCTCATTAGCCAACCATACTTCAGGTTTGCCTAGATTACCAAGTAATCTGCAAACAGTGAAAGGTTATACCGAATCAGATCCTTATAAAGCCTATGACCGTAAATCACTCTATGCTTATCTCAAAAACTATAAGGCGACACAAGCTCCGGGCGAAAAATTTGAATACAGCAATCTAGGATTTGGATTATTAGGTGACCTGATCAGTGTAATCAGTAAAAAAACATATAATCAACTTATACAAGATATCATTGCCAAACCACTAAGTATGACTGCTACTGCAGATAAGGTGGATCCAAAAAACAATCAGTTGGTCAGTGTTTATAACAGTAAAGGGGAGCAGGTACCTGTCTGGAATTTCAATGCGCTTGCAGGTGCGGGTGCCTTAAAATCTACAGTTACGGATCTGCTTCAATTCGCACGCGCTCAGTTTAAGATGCCGGAGACTGATATTGAAAAAGCTATGGCAGAAACCAAGCAATTCACCTATTTCCTGCCTCCTGACACAGATCTGGGAATGGCATGGCATATCAATATGCTGGAGGGTATCACCTTCTACTGGCATAATGGCGGAACCAACGGAAGCCGTTCTTTTATCGGAATCGCTCCGGACGAAAAATCCGCAGTAGTTGTATTATCCAATTCAGCTGTGGAGACAGATGAATACGCTATGAAAATTTTAGATTATTTGCTGACGCAGAAAAATTAA
- the purN gene encoding phosphoribosylglycinamide formyltransferase, which produces MKKRIAIFASGSGSNAQKIMEHFKYSDTAEVALILSNNPESYVLQRADNFEIPSHVFDRHDFFQTDDIVKLLKNLNIDLIVLAGFLWLVPENLLKAFPNKIINIHPALLPKFGGKGMYGDRVHKAILEAKESEHGITIHFVNEHFDEGEVIYQAKFKVESGDTLEIIKFKGQQLEHLHYPKVIENLLKKYN; this is translated from the coding sequence GTGAAAAAACGTATCGCTATTTTTGCTTCAGGATCAGGTTCTAATGCTCAGAAAATAATGGAGCATTTTAAATATTCAGATACAGCTGAGGTCGCTTTGATCTTAAGTAATAATCCCGAGTCATATGTACTGCAACGTGCTGATAACTTTGAGATCCCTTCTCACGTATTTGACAGACATGATTTTTTTCAGACAGATGATATTGTTAAACTACTGAAAAACCTGAATATTGATCTGATTGTACTGGCTGGTTTTCTCTGGCTTGTTCCGGAAAATTTACTGAAAGCTTTTCCGAATAAAATCATCAATATCCACCCGGCTTTGCTCCCTAAATTTGGTGGCAAAGGAATGTACGGCGATCGCGTTCATAAAGCGATACTGGAGGCCAAAGAATCGGAGCACGGGATAACCATTCATTTTGTAAATGAACATTTTGATGAAGGCGAAGTCATTTATCAGGCCAAATTTAAAGTAGAATCCGGCGATACTTTGGAAATTATCAAATTCAAAGGCCAGCAACTGGAACATCTTCACTACCCTAAAGTGATTGAAAATCTGTTAAAAAAGTACAATTGA
- a CDS encoding 5' nucleotidase, NT5C type, translating into MVQQKIIALDMDGVLADNQQHYLTYYYNETGIRLDPSTMLGKPEDLGLPDETAIYRYLHTEGYFRTLPVAEDAIEVVRELQSKYTIYVVSAAMEFPHSLREKFDWLAEYFPFISWKNIVFCGDKSIIKTDYLLDDHISNLRTFQGKPLLFNSFHNVHEQDYERLMNWKEVGEYFLK; encoded by the coding sequence ATGGTACAACAGAAAATAATTGCACTTGATATGGATGGTGTACTGGCCGATAACCAGCAGCATTATCTCACTTATTATTATAATGAAACAGGGATCCGGCTGGATCCTTCCACTATGTTAGGAAAGCCTGAGGATTTGGGTTTGCCTGATGAAACAGCGATATACCGCTATCTGCATACAGAAGGGTATTTCAGAACCTTACCGGTTGCTGAGGATGCCATAGAAGTTGTTCGGGAATTGCAGAGCAAGTATACAATTTATGTGGTATCTGCAGCAATGGAATTCCCACATTCACTTCGGGAAAAATTTGACTGGCTGGCGGAATATTTTCCTTTTATCTCCTGGAAAAATATTGTTTTCTGTGGCGATAAGAGCATCATTAAGACCGATTATCTTCTTGATGACCACATCAGTAATCTGCGTACTTTCCAGGGAAAGCCTTTACTTTTTAATTCCTTTCATAATGTACATGAACAAGACTATGAAAGGTTGATGAACTGGAAAGAAGTAGGGGAATACTTTTTGAAATAG
- a CDS encoding alpha/beta hydrolase → MEDQLTPYQADILGSPYQQRTLILKDDYEGKAVATVVRRKSEIVTRKAVLYIHGYIDYFFQTEMAEQFNLHGYDFYALDLRKYGRSYLSHQKLFNVRDLREYDEEIDLTLRLIADEGHHSVILCGHSTGGLTATYYAIRHPLDSLIKGLWTNSPFYHFNVDALSKLIGIPFASSLAKLFPHLRLPNGLNRYYARSLHKDLAGEWDFNLNWKPVHYPYSYAGFIRAVHLAHRAIHNGATLTMPALIMHSHQSKKPKEWNKDVNSSDLVLEVKDIHKYAQKLTGDITIISVENGVHDLVLSAKEVRTKVYEILFSWLKEKNL, encoded by the coding sequence ATGGAAGATCAATTAACCCCTTATCAGGCTGACATTCTGGGAAGTCCTTATCAACAACGGACGCTGATCCTCAAAGATGATTATGAAGGAAAAGCGGTAGCAACCGTAGTGCGTAGAAAAAGTGAAATTGTCACCCGAAAAGCAGTACTGTATATACATGGCTATATCGATTATTTCTTTCAGACAGAAATGGCAGAACAATTCAATCTTCACGGATATGACTTCTATGCCTTAGATTTGCGAAAATACGGTCGTTCATATCTGTCCCACCAAAAACTATTTAATGTCAGAGACCTGCGTGAGTATGATGAAGAAATCGATCTGACTCTCAGATTAATTGCTGATGAAGGACATCATTCTGTTATTCTATGCGGGCACTCTACAGGGGGACTCACAGCGACCTATTATGCGATTCGTCATCCACTTGATTCCTTAATCAAGGGTCTCTGGACGAATAGCCCCTTCTATCACTTTAATGTAGATGCTTTATCCAAACTTATCGGAATTCCTTTTGCCAGCAGCCTGGCTAAATTATTCCCGCATCTTCGCCTTCCTAACGGATTAAATCGTTATTACGCAAGAAGTCTGCATAAGGACCTTGCGGGAGAATGGGATTTTAATCTGAATTGGAAACCTGTACACTACCCATACTCTTATGCAGGATTTATAAGAGCCGTACATCTGGCGCACAGAGCCATACATAACGGAGCAACTCTTACAATGCCTGCACTCATTATGCATTCCCATCAAAGCAAGAAACCGAAAGAATGGAACAAGGATGTCAACAGCAGTGATCTTGTCCTTGAGGTTAAAGATATTCACAAATATGCCCAAAAGCTGACGGGTGATATTACCATTATATCAGTTGAAAATGGAGTACATGATCTTGTTCTTTCCGCAAAAGAGGTCAGGACAAAAGTTTATGAGATACTGTTTTCATGGCTTAAAGAAAAAAATCTTTAA
- a CDS encoding DeoR/GlpR family DNA-binding transcription regulator yields MLKQERLSTILNELHKRGVVSYAELSAVITASEDTVRRDIKELDSQGLLKAVRGGATTLSKIPHHYRQREIRDIEEKKIIARKALSLIKHNQLLFFDGGTSALELAKILPQDLRATIITNSFPVANVLEDHPTCELLFLGGRLSKTAFATYGNETLLNIQKFRADYYFFGVSSITPEELYCKDLEDAEMKREIIANSTNTIGLCTSDKLNSTDNYYVAKTKSLHMLITECDPDSTMLEHYNTIGVEVR; encoded by the coding sequence ATGCTAAAACAGGAACGCTTATCTACCATATTAAATGAACTTCATAAAAGAGGAGTTGTCTCTTATGCAGAACTGTCAGCTGTTATAACAGCATCTGAAGACACTGTAAGAAGAGATATCAAAGAACTCGACAGTCAGGGACTACTCAAAGCTGTGCGTGGAGGTGCAACAACCCTGTCGAAGATTCCGCATCATTACAGACAACGTGAAATAAGAGATATTGAGGAAAAGAAAATCATTGCCCGCAAAGCGTTATCCCTGATCAAACACAATCAGCTCCTTTTCTTTGATGGAGGGACATCCGCTTTGGAATTGGCCAAAATATTACCACAGGATCTCAGAGCGACGATTATAACAAATAGTTTTCCGGTTGCTAATGTACTTGAAGATCACCCGACATGCGAATTATTGTTTCTTGGGGGCCGTCTTTCTAAAACGGCATTTGCGACATATGGAAACGAAACGCTTCTGAATATTCAGAAGTTCAGAGCAGATTATTACTTCTTCGGTGTATCCAGTATAACTCCGGAAGAATTATATTGTAAAGATCTGGAAGACGCTGAAATGAAACGGGAAATAATCGCAAACAGCACCAATACGATCGGTCTTTGTACATCAGATAAACTCAACAGTACAGATAATTATTATGTGGCCAAGACCAAATCTCTGCATATGCTGATAACGGAATGTGATCCGGATAGCACCATGTTAGAACACTACAATACAATCGGAGTAGAAGTCCGTTAA
- a CDS encoding peroxiredoxin family protein: protein MKKLIVILLSVYFTSHAAAQKAPVTIPDFTFYLLQNNQPFKQDKLPSSGYIIFNYYDPGCGHCQKMAAGIAKNIDKFSKSQIYFVTINDKPYVDGFIDMYIPALKNRKNVVFLHDKDIEFIPKFNPTQYPSVYLYDAKTKKLIRHFDGEEDARKLVTYLK, encoded by the coding sequence ATGAAAAAACTGATTGTTATTTTACTAAGCGTTTATTTTACAAGCCATGCTGCTGCACAAAAAGCACCGGTGACTATACCGGATTTCACCTTTTATTTATTACAGAATAATCAGCCATTCAAGCAGGATAAACTTCCTTCATCAGGATATATTATCTTCAATTACTATGATCCGGGCTGCGGACATTGCCAGAAAATGGCTGCCGGAATCGCTAAAAACATTGATAAATTTTCGAAAAGTCAGATTTATTTTGTGACCATTAATGATAAGCCTTATGTGGATGGCTTTATTGACATGTATATTCCGGCATTAAAAAACAGGAAAAATGTAGTGTTTTTGCATGACAAGGATATTGAATTTATCCCTAAATTTAATCCTACACAGTATCCGTCTGTTTACTTGTATGATGCAAAGACCAAGAAGCTTATCAGGCACTTTGACGGGGAAGAGGATGCCCGGAAACTGGTCACTTATCTGAAATAA
- a CDS encoding sensor histidine kinase: MLFFKLPANKNYLIHVSAWTICILYFLVVFGLLIWSGTTKEIALYDAGINALSITLCCYILSSTINFFLPRKGQMLRLSAIGLIVVALGLYVSRIILLQIFSLIDISYFDFSIPYRVILNFLVLFCIAILQIVWNIQEEYEENKKRKEESEKMVRDAELYNLRQQLQPHFLFNSLNSIIALIGIKPEKAREMTFQLSDFLRGTMRKDNLSLISLKDELSHLQLYLDIEKVRFGHRLNTEVHFPEELAETKLPTMIIQPLLENAIKFGLYNITGDVLIKVEVSYADNLLWIRITNPIENDQYENTKGTGFGLSSVQRRLFLIFGRTDLLFTETKDKSFISTLKIPQYD; this comes from the coding sequence ATGCTATTTTTTAAGTTACCTGCAAATAAAAATTACCTGATCCATGTCTCGGCATGGACAATCTGTATTTTATACTTTTTGGTAGTATTTGGTCTGTTGATATGGAGCGGCACAACCAAAGAAATCGCACTGTATGACGCTGGGATTAATGCATTAAGCATCACGCTGTGTTGTTACATTCTATCCAGTACCATTAATTTTTTCCTGCCGCGCAAAGGTCAGATGCTTCGCTTATCCGCGATCGGTCTTATTGTCGTAGCCCTGGGATTGTATGTGAGCCGTATTATTCTGCTGCAGATCTTCTCCTTGATAGACATCAGTTATTTTGATTTCAGTATCCCTTATCGGGTTATTCTCAACTTTCTGGTTTTGTTCTGCATTGCTATTTTGCAAATCGTATGGAATATTCAGGAAGAATATGAAGAAAATAAAAAAAGGAAGGAAGAATCCGAAAAGATGGTCAGAGATGCTGAATTATACAACCTCAGACAACAGTTACAGCCGCATTTTCTGTTCAACAGTCTAAATTCCATTATAGCACTGATCGGTATTAAACCCGAAAAAGCTCGTGAAATGACTTTTCAGCTTTCCGACTTTCTGAGAGGAACAATGAGAAAGGATAATCTCAGTCTGATCTCACTGAAAGATGAGCTGTCTCATCTGCAGCTGTATCTGGATATTGAAAAAGTACGCTTTGGACATCGTCTGAATACAGAAGTTCATTTCCCGGAAGAACTGGCTGAAACCAAGCTGCCCACTATGATTATTCAGCCTTTGCTCGAAAATGCCATCAAATTCGGGCTCTACAACATTACCGGAGATGTACTTATCAAAGTCGAGGTTTCCTATGCGGACAACCTTCTTTGGATCAGGATCACCAACCCTATTGAAAATGATCAGTATGAAAACACCAAAGGTACAGGCTTCGGATTAAGCAGTGTACAACGCAGACTGTTCCTGATCTTCGGGCGCACGGACCTTTTATTTACTGAAACAAAAGATAAGAGCTTTATATCAACCCTAAAAATACCTCAATATGATTAA